From Deltaproteobacteria bacterium, the proteins below share one genomic window:
- a CDS encoding AAA family ATPase produces the protein MDSQYAFHELRERLQDVIIGQQKLVDRLMISLLTGGHFLLEGPPGLAKTKAVTSLAAAVHASFQRIQFTPDLMPGDLTGSDVFDPESHTFRFIQGPVFHEIILADEINRAPPKVQSALLEAMAEHQVTIGGVTRRLPDLFVVMATQNPLEQSGTYPLPEAQLDRFLMHIVLSYPTEDDELKILQLDRKLHYGEDAEMLETRLQPETVLLARREVAEIHVEEM, from the coding sequence ATGGATAGCCAATACGCATTTCACGAACTGCGAGAGCGCCTGCAAGATGTGATCATCGGGCAGCAGAAACTGGTCGACAGGCTGATGATCAGTCTGCTCACTGGGGGCCATTTCCTTCTCGAGGGCCCGCCCGGACTCGCCAAGACCAAAGCTGTCACCTCACTTGCGGCAGCCGTACATGCCAGTTTTCAGCGTATCCAGTTTACGCCGGATCTCATGCCCGGGGACCTGACTGGTAGCGATGTCTTCGATCCGGAGTCGCACACCTTTCGCTTCATCCAGGGACCGGTGTTTCATGAAATTATCCTTGCCGACGAGATCAACCGTGCACCACCGAAGGTGCAGTCGGCGCTGCTTGAAGCGATGGCCGAGCACCAGGTGACCATCGGCGGTGTGACGCGCCGACTCCCGGATCTATTCGTTGTCATGGCGACCCAGAATCCGCTCGAGCAGTCGGGTACCTACCCGTTACCGGAAGCGCAACTGGACCGTTTTCTGATGCATATCGTGTTGAGTTACCCGACAGAAGATGACGAGCTGAAGATCCTGCAGCTTGACCGCAAGTTGCACTACGGCGAGGACGCGGAGATGCTGGAGACACGCCTCCAGCCAGAAACGGTTCTGCTGGCGCGTCGCGAGGTCGCGGAGATCCATGTCGAGGAGATG